One Conger conger chromosome 18, fConCon1.1, whole genome shotgun sequence DNA window includes the following coding sequences:
- the LOC133118202 gene encoding paired box protein Pax-2a-like, with translation MDIHCKVDSFSAAHRHGGVNQLGGVFVNGRPLPDVVRQRIVELAHQGVRPCDISRQLRVSHGCVSKILGRYYETGSIKPGVIGGSKPKVATPKVVDKIADYKRQNPTMFAWEIRDRLLTEGVCDNDTVPSVSSINRIIRTKVQQPFHPSVDGTGSPLSMPGHTTLPSTASPPASTASPDHVGSYSISGILGIPRSVGEERKGNDDGSAGSGPNSGSRASVASLRKHLRADAFTQQQLEALDRVFQRPTFPDAFPTAERVKPEQANGYSSPALTPGLHEAKRDLSRGSGSDLVSHSFPGATGRDVGTTLPGYPPHVPPAGQGYSSPALAGMVSGSEFSGSPYSHPSYSTYNEAWRFSNPALLSSPYYYSSASRGSPPTTAAAAYNRH, from the exons atggACATTCATTGCAAAGTAGACTCATTTTCGGCTGCGCATC GGCATGGGGGTGTGAACCAGCTCGGTGGGGTGTTTGTGAACGGCAGACCCCTACCTGACGTGGTGAGGCAAAGGATTGTGGAGCTCGCGCACCAGGGAGTTCGACCCTGTGACATCTCGAGGCAGCTAAGGGTCAGCCATGGCTGCGTCAGCAAAATACTCGGGAG ataCTACGAGACCGGCAGTATTAAGCCAGGAGTTATTGGGGGATCCAAACCAAAGGTTGCGACTCCAAAAGTGGTGGATAAAATCGCAGACTACAAGCGACAGAATCCCACCATGTTTGCGTGGGAGATAAGAGACAGGCTCCTGACAGAAGGCGTCTGCGACAATGACACTGTCCCGAGTGTTTCATCCATTAATAG GATTATCAGAACCAAAGTCCAACAACCGTTTCACCCTTCTGTTGACGGAACAGGAAGCCCACTGTCCATGCCTGGCCACACTACAC TGCCAAGCACCGCCTCGCCGCCAGCCTCCACTGCCTCGCCTGACCACGTGGGCTCTTACTCCATCAGCGGTATCCTGGGCATTCCTCGCTCCGTTGGAGAAGAGCGGAAAGGAAACGACG ATGGCTCGGCTGGTTCCGGTCCAAACAGCGGCTCTCGGGCCAGTGTGGCGAGCTTACGGAAACACCTCCGCGCCGACGCCTTCACACAGCAGCAGCTGGAGGCTCTGGACCGGGTCTTCCAGCGGCCGACTTTCCCCGACGCCTTCCCCACGGCCGAGCGCGTGAAGCCAGAGCAG GCTAATGGATACTCCTCACCCGCACTGACTCCAGGATTGCATGAGGCGAAGCGTGATTTGTCACGGGGCAGTGGTTCAGACCTGGTCTCACACAGCTTCCCTGGGGCCACAG GTCGCGACGTGGGCACCACCCTCCCTGGCTACCCCCCACACGTGCCCCCTGCAGGGCAAGGCTATTCCTCCCCAGCACTAGCCGGAATGGTTTCTG GGAGCGAGTTTTCAGGGAGCCCATACTCTCACCCATCGTATTCAACGTACAACGAAGCCTGGAGATTCAGCAACCCAGCCTTACTCA GTTCCCCTTATTATTATAGCTCAGCATCAAGGGGATCCCCACCAACCACAGCTGCTGCTGCCTATAACCGCCACTAG